One Nitrospira sp. genomic region harbors:
- a CDS encoding DUF4157 domain-containing protein, whose protein sequence is MTDRFPHSWTGAIPPVVDEVLALPGEPLEAGLRAQMESRFGHDFGKVRVHHDGKAAASATAVQARAYTVGRDVVMGNGQFSPETRIGRGLLAHELTHVVQQSRGGGASAGAPILQRAGFGEVKIAESTQSGISHPSGDLAAGLPAPDCRIPFAQLFWLDAIYHPQSPACCFAQVSLRSDPNRLGVFRADHLIEGRPDCEYGDQRQHDFWIGPWRILEITPRLMTVVNMCGEEETLDLQGQGSVRGETVPAASRAASAKPEAVDPSPEHIVEESQGRLGKTHDIRYDSGCDVVSFQPHDRAKPARIYKWDPGQELFVDEQDPTNGQTPGQLEQMAGIVLKEFQDGSWEGKNCGELPRWAL, encoded by the coding sequence GTGACAGACAGGTTCCCGCACAGCTGGACTGGCGCCATCCCACCCGTCGTCGACGAGGTGCTCGCGTTGCCGGGGGAGCCGCTGGAGGCCGGACTACGTGCGCAGATGGAGTCACGTTTCGGGCATGATTTTGGGAAGGTGCGTGTGCATCACGATGGGAAGGCGGCGGCTTCCGCTACGGCGGTTCAGGCGCGGGCCTATACGGTTGGTCGGGACGTCGTGATGGGCAACGGGCAGTTCTCGCCGGAGACCAGGATAGGGCGAGGATTGCTGGCTCATGAATTGACGCATGTGGTGCAACAAAGTCGTGGCGGCGGCGCCTCGGCCGGTGCCCCGATTTTACAGCGTGCGGGATTTGGCGAGGTCAAAATTGCCGAGTCGACACAGAGCGGGATATCCCACCCGTCCGGTGACCTTGCCGCCGGATTGCCCGCGCCGGATTGCCGTATCCCTTTTGCGCAGCTGTTTTGGCTCGATGCCATTTACCATCCGCAAAGCCCCGCCTGTTGTTTTGCGCAGGTCAGCCTGAGAAGCGATCCCAATCGTCTCGGCGTCTTTCGAGCCGATCATCTGATTGAAGGGCGTCCCGATTGCGAGTACGGCGACCAGCGGCAGCATGACTTCTGGATCGGCCCATGGAGAATTCTGGAGATTACTCCGAGGCTGATGACTGTGGTGAACATGTGCGGAGAAGAGGAGACTCTCGATCTGCAAGGCCAGGGCAGCGTCAGGGGGGAAACGGTACCGGCGGCGAGTCGAGCGGCAAGCGCAAAGCCGGAAGCCGTGGATCCCTCGCCGGAACACATCGTGGAAGAGTCTCAGGGGCGATTGGGTAAGACTCACGACATACGGTATGATTCCGGATGCGATGTCGTGTCCTTTCAGCCGCACGATCGTGCGAAACCAGCCAGAATCTACAAATGGGATCCCGGCCAGGAACTTTTTGTGGATGAGCAGGATCCGACGAATGGACAAACGCCGGGGCAGTTGGAACAGATGGCTGGAATCGTCTTGAAGGAATTCCAGGACGGGTCGTGGGAGGGAAAGAACTGCGGCGAGCTCCCACGCTGGGCATTGTGA
- a CDS encoding rhodanese-like domain-containing protein — protein sequence MNRMISASIFVAIATALCVPSSAVAQTFPASVTDKIQAAQKQVKTIGMEEYRKVVANPGEALIIDVREPQEFAAGHVPGAVNIPRGLLEFKIWTQVGFPDHLDTNKPVYLQCQSGNRASLAAQSLAELGFTHTTAVVMGLDDWQKAGHPLVK from the coding sequence ATGAACCGCATGATTTCAGCATCCATATTCGTCGCAATCGCGACGGCCCTGTGCGTTCCATCTTCGGCGGTCGCGCAAACCTTTCCAGCGTCGGTGACAGACAAGATTCAAGCGGCACAGAAGCAGGTCAAAACGATCGGCATGGAGGAGTATCGAAAAGTCGTCGCGAATCCCGGTGAGGCATTAATCATCGATGTGCGCGAGCCGCAGGAATTCGCGGCGGGACATGTGCCAGGCGCGGTCAACATTCCCCGGGGACTGCTCGAATTCAAAATCTGGACACAGGTCGGGTTTCCAGACCACCTCGACACAAACAAACCTGTCTACCTGCAATGCCAAAGCGGCAATCGTGCCTCCCTCGCAGCCCAATCCCTTGCGGAGTTGGGATTCACGCATACCACAGCCGTCGTCATGGGCCTCGATGATTGGCAAAAGGCCGGCCATCCACTAGTGAAGTAA
- a CDS encoding thiol-disulfide oxidoreductase DCC family protein yields the protein MTGRLDPGSHQWARHERVIVFDGVCNWCNAWVNFVIAHDPHGKFKFGTLQSDQGQQILKTLQLSTKDFSTFLLLEQTRVYIKSTAALRIVRHLSGFWPLFYLGLLIPRPLRDALYDYVARHRYEWMGNTDACRPPSTDERGRFV from the coding sequence ATGACGGGCAGACTTGATCCAGGATCCCATCAGTGGGCCAGGCATGAGCGTGTCATTGTATTCGACGGTGTGTGTAATTGGTGTAATGCCTGGGTGAACTTTGTGATCGCGCACGATCCCCATGGGAAGTTCAAATTCGGCACCCTTCAATCCGACCAGGGGCAGCAGATACTGAAGACGCTGCAGCTTTCAACCAAAGACTTTTCCACCTTCCTCCTACTGGAGCAGACTCGCGTCTACATCAAATCCACGGCCGCGCTGAGAATTGTCCGACACCTCTCAGGCTTCTGGCCCCTATTCTATCTCGGCCTCCTGATTCCACGCCCCCTGCGTGATGCCCTCTACGACTATGTTGCGCGTCATCGTTACGAATGGATGGGTAACACCGACGCATGCCGGCCCCCCTCCACCGATGAGCGCGGACGGTTCGTGTAA
- a CDS encoding DUF3365 domain-containing protein produces MTGKGFFTGLVVGILATILLSQWVVSAASKEARAVPCLPADMVADYVHSVIQADREFYTTDIVERMQMRGVVFAAENWRETSRLPLPAQFLIESGRLVAQRHNGVRFRLISNWAINKTNRPVTDFERAGLTEILLNPDRPHMGVTTEGGKPVFQALYPDKALSQTCVSCHNAHPNSPKKDFKSHDVMGGILLTLPLPQ; encoded by the coding sequence ATGACTGGTAAAGGATTTTTCACCGGCCTCGTAGTCGGCATCCTGGCAACCATCCTGTTGAGTCAGTGGGTGGTCAGTGCTGCGAGCAAGGAGGCGAGGGCGGTCCCCTGTTTGCCGGCCGACATGGTTGCTGATTATGTGCATAGCGTGATCCAGGCCGATCGGGAGTTCTACACCACCGACATCGTGGAGCGGATGCAGATGCGAGGTGTTGTCTTCGCCGCAGAAAACTGGAGAGAGACCTCGAGGCTTCCCCTTCCTGCTCAATTCCTGATTGAATCGGGTCGGCTCGTCGCCCAGCGACACAATGGCGTTCGATTCAGGCTGATCAGTAATTGGGCGATCAACAAAACGAATCGGCCGGTCACCGACTTCGAGCGGGCCGGTCTGACCGAGATCCTGCTTAATCCCGATCGTCCTCATATGGGTGTGACGACTGAGGGGGGCAAGCCCGTTTTCCAGGCGTTGTATCCGGATAAGGCCTTGTCCCAGACCTGTGTGAGTTGCCACAATGCACACCCCAATAGTCCGAAGAAAGATTTCAAATCGCACGATGTGATGGGAGGAATCCTACTGACCCTCCCGCTTCCTCAGTAA